The window TTACTTGGGTTTTCTTTTTCAAAtttgtttattttttctatttatatTTTTTTTGTAAAATGTCTACAGAAATTTCATTTTTTTGgaaattctataaaatgtttgcattttcaaaAATGTTTGGCATTATCAAAATTTATGTGGAAATTAAAAATATCACAGTTTCAAAAAATGTATGGGATTTACAAAATGCACTTTTCAAGAGAAACTTTGAAATTCTTGAAACTTCAGTTAAAACTAAAAAAAGGCAGGTTTTAAAATTTTGTTTGGAACTTCAATTTTTTGGTTAGCAGAAACATTTTTGCCTTTCAAAAATATTATTGAGATCTCCAAATTTGTTCAAAATTTCAATTTTTATTGGAATATTTTAAAAAAGATACAACTGTGCTTTTCAATTTTCACAAAGCAATTTTGTGTCTCACGCGGTGCACAATCATGACTTTTCGAAGAAGCATAGTTTGTGGTTCACGGGATGCACAATTGTGCTTTTCACTTTTCGGGAAGCACAACTTTTGCATTTTACACGGTTAGCTTCATGGGGGAAAAAGAAAATCAAGAGAAATATAGGAAAATCCATGCTAAATCCGAagctgaaaaaacagaaaaaactaaaagaGGACGTGCAAGAACAAAAAAGAGTACCCACTATTTCACCCAGCGAGCTACACGTGGCAACCGCAGGGTGCACAACGAGGCTGGCCCTCGAGTGCTCCTGTGAGGAAGGCTATGCAGGGGGCACCCGCTGGTTAGTTGGTCCCTATTTGTCTTTTATGTGGACTGCAAGGACAACAAGCCCATCCAAATATTCCTATGGGTGAGTGAGAATGAGAGCATCAAACTATTTAATTTGGTTTTACTGTTCATCCCGGGCTCATCTAAGCCCGGGTTCCGAAACGCCGCTCCCTCCTGTTCACCCTTTTTAAGGATCGTTCCCATTGAGAACTCCTCATCACCCCTATAGCACCAAAAGGCGCTTGTAAAGCTTGCTCCGTTCAATACAATCACACTGTTTTTTTCTCTTTCGGCCGCTCTAGTGAAATTCACTCGTTTTTTCCCTTTTTATCACTGTAGAGAAAGGTTCAAGAAAAAACGATTACCAGCTATTTTTGTAAAATATACATTAAAAAAAgttcacaagtgtggaaaaaaacttTATAAACATGAAACAAGTTAACAAGTTAAAAAATGATACATTATAAAAAAGAAAattgaattttaaaaaagttcatgaattgaaAAGAGTAAGTAAATTCCAAGAATGTGTACAATCATATTAAAATCGTAAATTCAAAAAAAGTACGCAGTGTAGAAAAAGCTCATGGGTTTGAAACATTCACGAATTTACAAAATATAAaaattgaaaaataaataaaataacaaaTTAAAATTGAGAGGAAAAATGAAACTAAAATAGTACATAATAAGTAAATAAGTAACAGCTTCAAAACAAAAATATAagtaaaaatagaaagaaaatccCTGCCTGAAAAACCGAAGAGAATCTTCTAGAAGGTCTCAAAACCAGTAATGGAGAGAGACACATATGTCTATCCAAATAAAGTTATCAAAGGACGTGGGTGCCAACTACCAATAACATTGTAATTGGCACTATAAGCATTAAATAGGAAGTCCGGTTTAAGTTTTCCTTGTTTCGGTTACCCTTATTATCTACTCACTAGTTAAGTGGCATCCCTTACAAAAGTCGCTCCCACCTTGTCTAGTGGTGAGAAGTGAGCGCACTGCATGTTCGAAACTTGTCACAACCTGAAAGTTTTATATTTTTCGTAGATTTGTCattttcaaaatattttatctcttcaACCGTGCGTTCAAATCATGAATAGTTTTCACTTTGTGTTTCTCTCGTCGAGTTCTTAAAAAGTAGATCCCATGTTATGCTTGGACAAACTTTAATAAAAAAGGGAAACCCAGTTGGCTTCTCTTGTGTGCGTCGCGCTGCCATgaaatatttaaaaaaatgttgtcaATTTTTCAAAACATCTTCATATTTTAATATAAAAACCACCGTCAAATAAAACTAGAAAAAACCCGTTCGCTGTAGTCTACTAGCCTACTGTGCAGCTTGCTGCAGTGCTTTGATTTCCTACAGTGCCTATGGTGCGGTGCAGTTGGCTGCTCTTGTGTGTGTCGTGCTGTTATGGACGCGTTTGGTAGGCTGCATATACCTTAGCCAGGCCCGCGCGGAAAGAAAAAGATCTGTTTGATTACCCGCATTCACTATTGGGCCTGCATAGCATGAAGATTAAAGCACGTCTGGGCCTACATCCAGAGGAGCGCTCAAATCAGCCGTTTTTGTGGAGCCAGGCCCGCGCGATGCAACACTAGGCACGTGGGCGTGGGCGGTTGCACGCGTGGGTGCGGTCCCGATATGTCGCGTTGTTTCCAGGCATGTCGTCATAAATTACCCTCACCTTCCCTCACCGCTCTCTCCCCTCTTCCCCACTCACACCAgtggcgacgacggcggcgacaaCCTGAGCTCTAGTGTGAAGCGATCCAAGACGGCGGCGGCAACCTCCAGAGCGACTGTAGACCTCCACTGGTTTAGGCCGATATGAATGAATGCTGACCATTGAACTACATGTTGTTCATAATGCAGATGGACAAGGGCAAGGAGGTGGTCCCACCATTGGAGAAGGGCAAGGAGATTGTGCCTCCATTGGTAAAAGTGCCAGTGCATGAGCACCCAAGCCCCAAGCGGAGGAACTATGGCCACTACCACCAGGAGTCAGGACCAAACCACTTCTGCAAGGTTATCCTTGCTCTAAAGCTGGAGAGTCCGCCGTTGCCTCTGGACTTCACGAAGCACTTCCCCGCCATCCCTACAGAGTTCAAGCTCAAGACGAACACCGACTGCGCATGGAGGGTGACGGTGATCAACGACAGGGTCACCCTTGATCAGGGTTGGGCCAACTTTGCCGCCATTAACCAGATCATGATTGGGTACATGTTGATGTTCAAGCTGTTGTCCCCTGACACCATGAACGTGATCGTCTTCAACAACGAGGGCGTGGAGGTGGTCACCAAGTGCAAGGAGCACGACAATGAACTTCGCCGCGACTGCTTGAGCTCCTGTTGCCCGTTTCTTGTTGGTTCTTGCTTTAAGACTTGGGTTTCGTCAAGAACTTATGGTACTATGTTGGTTTAAAACTTGTTCTGCGTGGTTAAGACTTATATTTGTGTCTAAGATTGTTCTGTTGCTACTAGTTTAGTTGTTAGTAGTTCATGTGTGCCTTTGATAACCTCATCACATTGAGGAGGAGGTTACCACACAACTGTCTTGAATGTAACCAAACAACCGGAATTGTGTTTCCCCTCAAACAAGTTCGCAACCAAAGAGCAGGCCTTCCGTTTTAGCACATGCAGGCTAGAGGGGATGCAGGCAATCAATCAACATGCAGATGTTTGTTTTTTATTTGCATGTGATCAGCCAGGCTCAATTGGAACAGGTATGCGGAGTGACAAAAAACGATGCAGATAGCCAAACGCGCCAACGCAAATGAAATCACATGTATGCATTTCAACTATGGGCCAACTTTTAATTAGCCGACAAAGCCTAGTTCGATGTGGCGCCACCTCTGGGAGCCATGTGGTTTCGCTTTCTCTCTCTCCGTTTCCACACAATACTATCTTTCGACTATTTAACCTGCACGTGGCTGCACCATTGTTTTTTATGGATTGCTCGATATTATTGAATCATCTGCTGAACTAGGAGAAATAGTATATACATCAAGTCTCCGCTGTCAGTATCGTGGATTATATTCTCTATTTATAGTACGATAATTTTGATTTGGAAGAATTCTGGCCTGGCAGCATATGTTGTGGGGTATGTGTATGGCAGTAGTAAGTTGCGTTTGGTAAAATCTCTCGTTTTAACTGAAGTAGTAAATGTGATTTGGATAATCAGTCAGGGTGGATATTGAAAAGATACGAAGGATCTCCCTCCAAGCCCTGGGTACAACTTTTATGGAAAACGGGTTTCCATGGGATTCTGCAGGGATCTATAATATATATCTTTTACNNNNNNNNNNNNNNNNNNNNNNNNNNNNNNNNNNNNNNNNNNNNNNNNNNNNNNNNNNNNNNNNNNNNNNNNNNNNNNNNNNNNNNNNNNNNNNNNNNNNNNNNNNNNNNNNNNNNNNNNNNNNNNNNNNNNNNNNNNNNNNNNNNNNNNNNNNNNNNNNNNNNNNNNNNNNNNNNNNNNNNNNNNNNNNNNNNNNNNNNNNNNNNNNNNNNNNNNNNNNNNNNNNNNNNNNNNNNNNNNNNNNNNNNNNNNNNNNNNNNNNNNNNNNNNNNNNGTATAAATTGGAGTATTACAGTATCATATCTCTCGTCATAACTAGAGTATTACTATTTATGATTTggataatctaattggatcatgaaAGATAAAAAGATCTTCCTTCAAGCCATACATACAACTATTATCAAATACTTGTTTCAACTGAATTTTTAGGTATAGATGAGACCGAGCATGGCTACCCAGCAGATTTGATTTGGTGGGTCTCTCGATCGGCTTGGGGCATTGTGGAGTAAGCATTATCAAAATTCGGTTTGGTCAAATCACATGTATGCATCCTCTATAACACTAAGCTCCCTAGTTTTAAAGAGCCCACATTTGATTGAGGTCTTGAATTGAGATTGGACCACCCGATTTTGACCGGGTAAACAATTTCTCAAAGCTTTTCCAAGCAATTTTGTTATACTACACATTATGCTCCTTAATTTTTGAGTCCTTACAATTAATTGATGTCTTTAATTTATAATTGGTTCAACTcaattttgaccgggtcaacaataCTAAGCTCCCTAATTTTTAAGGCCTCACAATCAATTGAGGTCTCCAACTGAAATTGGTTCACCCAATTTTGACCTGGTCAACAATTTCTCGAAGCTCTCCCATCAATTTCTTTTATACTATACACCATGCTTCATAACTTTTAAGGCACCACAATTAATTGATGTCTTCGATTTAGAATTGGCTCACtcgattttgaccgggtcaacaatttcCCCGAGGAGCTTTCCCATTCAATTATTTTGATTCACTATGTTCCCTAATTTTGAAGCTCTTTCATTCGATTGAGGTATTCAGTTTTAGATTTGGTTTACTATTTTGATCGGGCCAATGATTTTTTAAATCAATCAGCAGCAACCGGCCTATAGAAATATATCAATCTCGGGCACCCTCCCACCATGTAGAAAAAAGAAACGCCACCATTTGATACTGCAACACCAATATACTACATGCAGCTACCAACTCAGAAATTTCCCCACATAAATATGGATTTATTAGTGGATAACACAGAATCACACCGCGAAAGGCCCACCAAATCATCGCGTTATAAAAAAAGCACTCCATCATCTCCCTGCCCACCGAACTAAATATTCCATCAATTCGAAAATATAAGGGGTATTAGTATTTTGGAAAGTTAAATTCCTTTAACTTTGACTAAATTTAGAGTcaaaaatatcgacatccacaatattaaacaaaatAATATGGAAATTCATTTCATGATAAATCTAATAATATCAATTTGTTTATATGAATTTTGATATATTTAtctacaaatttgatcaaacttaaaaaGCTTTGACTTCTCAAAAAGTAATACTACACCTTGTATTCCGAAACAGAATGGGTATTTTTTAAGATACCCAACAACATCAACGGCCCAACAAAGTGCGCCCAACTCTTCTGGTTCCAACTATGGCCAACTTCCAAATAGCTGAGAAAGGCCAGTCTGATGTGGCGTCACCTGGGAGCCGACATGTGATTTCGCTTTCTCTCACTCCACTTCCAACCTGCACGTGGCAGCACCATTATTATGTTTATGTATATTTCGATATTAATGGTTCATCTGCTGAACtggagaataatatttgcatcaaatctctcGGCTATTAGTATTTTTGATTATATTGTTCATTTAGAATGCGATAAGTTTGATTTGGACAAATTTTTGGCCTAGCAGCATATGTTGTGGGGTATGTATATTGCAGTATTATGTTTGTTTGGTAAAAAGAACTCTCTCATCTTAACTGGAGTACAAAATATGAGTTGGATAATCTCTCAGGGTGGAATGAAAGATACGAAAGACTTCCCTCCAAGCCGTGCGTACTACTTTTATTGAATATGGTTTTCCACGGGATTCTATAGGGATCTATGAGATTGAGTATGGCTAGCATTCTTGTCGAGTATTACAGTATCAAATCTCTCCTCATGTACTACTATTTATGATTTGGATAATctgattcgatcatgaaaaataGAAAGATCTTCCTCCAAGCCGTATGCATACGACTATTATTAAATACTTCCTCCGTTTcctaatataagacattttaatTATTTCAAAAAATTGACTACATACATACTAGAATAAGTGAACATATATGCTAATGTGTGTCTAGATAcataagaaaaagttaaaaggtcttatattagggAATGGAGGGAGAACCTTTTTCCACAGATTTTTTAGGGCTAGATGAGATCGAGCTTATTGGCTACCCAGATTTGATTTGGTTGATCTCTCGATCGGCTAGGGCCTAGGGGCATCGTGGAGTACGCGTTATCAATATTCGGTTTGGTCAAATCTATGGGCAGTATTGCCCGTTCCCAAATCCACTATAAATCCCTCCGCTTGGCTGAGCTGCCCAACACATTCTTGGTTTGAGCtgaagcaagagtggaacaaattcTCTTTGTTCGAACTTTGGTTCGCCTGCCGTGATGGAGTCACAGGCCATGCCTTACCGGACTAGCGGCGGGGTGAGGTGGCGCGCGTGCGCCGCCGTCTTGGCCGCCTCGGCCGTGGCGGCGCTCCTTGTCGCCCACACGCTCACGGGGGCCAGGGTGTCCGGCGACGGGCATCATGTCCGGCCCCGTGTCCTGGCAGAGAcggagagcagcacgggagagggtggcggcggcggcaaggaCCGGTTCCCGTGGAACAACGCCATGCTGCAGTGGCAGCGCACAGGGTTCCATTTCCAGccggacaaacactacatgaacggTCGGTAACCAGTTTATTTTTCTCAAGGTTTGATGTATCTGTGGAGAAGCTGACATGCATGGCTGCTTTCCGTCGGCGGCGTACGTACTCCGGCGACATGCGTGCAGACCCCAACGGTTAGTACGTTCATCGATCACTTGCTCGCCTTCTGTCTGTCTATCTTCTGTGGAACTACTTGTTGATTCAGAATACAACATGCAGCTCCGATGTACTACCGTGGATGGTACCACTTCTTCTACCAGTACAACCCGAGGGGCGAAACGTGGGGCAACATCTCATGGGGCCACGCCGTGTCCCGCGACATGGTCAACTGGCGCAGCCTGCCCCTCGCCATGGTCCCCGAGCACTGGTATGAGAGCAACGGCGTCTTGACGGGCTCCGCCACCTTGCTTCCCAGCGGCAAGGTCGTCGTGCTCTACACGGGCAACACGGACGACCTCGCCCAGGTTCAGTGCCTTGCCGAACCTGCGGACCCTAATGACCCCCTCCTCCGCACCTGGACAAAGTACCCGGGCAACCCCGTCCTCTTCCCGCCCCCCGGGACCTATAAAAAAGACTTCCGCGACCCCATGACAGCATGGTTTGATAAGTTCGATAACACGTGGCGCACCATCATTGGGTCCAAGGACGACCACGGTCATGCCGGCATCGCCCTCATGTTCAAGACGAAAGACTTCATCAACTTCGAGCTCATCCCGCACCCGGTCCACCGCGTTGAAGGCACCGGCATGTGGGAGTGCGTCGACTTATACCCCGTCGGTGACAGCAAGAACTCATCGGAGAAGGATTTGTATGTGCTGAAGGCGAGCATGGACGATGAACGGCACGACTACTACGCGCTGGGGAGGTTCGATGCAGCGGCCAACAAGTGGACGCCGTTGGACCCGGAATTGGATGTGGGGATCGGCCTGAGGTACAACTGGGGAAAGTTATTTGCGTCCACTTCCTTCTATGATCCTGCGAAGCGGCGGCGCGTGAGCTGGGGGTATGTCGGTGAGACGGACTCCAACTGTACCGACATCGCCAAGGGATGGGCAAACCTCCAGGTATCGTTATCGGACATTGATATGATTGTTTTATCTTGTGTTTATCATCTATCAGTAGTTCTATTAGTTCGTTATGCATTTTTTTCCGATAAAGATCCGTTCGTTATGCATGCTCAAATAGATATATCATGCATCACCTCTTGAAGATTGAGTATATCACTGCATGCATATATTAATCGATCAATCAGTACATGTGAATTGAATACCCTTGGCATCTTCCAAGAGGTTAAATTTTCGAGTCCCCTATCTGCTGCTGTGTATGCCGAGCCATTGTTACTTATAAACAAGAATCATTTTGGTCGTTTTTTTCTCAAAATATTATTGGCGTCAATGTGCATTCAAACTTGAGAACATACTTAGTCAAAGAACTAACTAATGACTCGGGCATGATGAGCATGTAGGCCATTCCAAGGACAGTGGCGCTGGATGAAAAGACCCGGATGAATCTACTCCAATGGCCGGTGGAGGAGATCGACACCCTCCGCCATAACGCAACCAACTTCGGTAGCATCACAATCGGGACCGGCTCTGTCGTCCCCCTCCACCTGCACCAAGCCGCTCAGCTTGACATCGAGGCCTCCTTCCGCCTCAATGCTTCCGCCATCGCTGCCCTGAACGAGGCAGACGTGAGCTACAACTGCAGTACCAGCGGCGGTGCTGCCAACCGTGGTGTGCTCGGACCCTTTGGCCTCCTAATCCATGCCACCAAGAGCCGCAGTGAACAAATGGCGGTGTACTTCTACGTGTCCAGGGGCCTCGATGGGAGCCTCCGGACCCACTTCTGCCACGACGAGTCGCGGTCGTCTCGGTCCGAGGAGCCAGTGAAGCGGGTAGTCGGAAGCACCGTGCCGGTGCTTCATGGTGAGGCATTATCCGCTAGGGTGCTTGTGGATCATTCAATAGTGGAGAGCTTTGTGATGGGAGGGAGGTTGACTGCAACATCACGGGTGTACCCGACGGAGGCAATTAACGCGGCAGGTGGTGTGTATGTTTTCAACAATGCCACCGGCTCCACAGTTACCGTCGAGAAGCTCGTGGTGCACGAGATGGCCTCATCACCATTAAAGCCATATGTTGAAGGACGAGACTAAATTCCGAAGGTTTTCCTTTTGAGTTTACTGTCAAATTTGTTCCAGTTCCATCAGATGGATCTAGTTAGCAGAATAGGATAGAGTTTTCTCTCTTGAGTTTAGTGTCAAATTTTTTATGCACTCATTCGTGCTAATGTAATGGATCATTTGTATTGATACTAGTAATCGtgcacgtgcaaatgcacgttgtcATCGTGGCAAAATAACATGTCCTCTTAGGGTATATATGCCACCCAATGTTTACTTCTGTAACATATGTATAATAAAAAAAATTATCATGATAAAATATCGCAAGAATTTTGGGCTCATTGTCAGCATTATCAATAGAAACTATGCGATATCTGTATCTTCTCATACCTATATATTATACATGAGAAAATATTTCTTACATTGATTTTAAACCATGTAATTGTCATAATGTTGAAGCATATGAACACCAGGTAAAGTAATAACTTTGGAAACTCTCACCCTCTAGTCTCAGTGATCATGCCATGGTCTATTGACACATTTCCACATAATTTCCAGGCAACACACATAATTGTTGGGTGAAGTGAGGTCTGATTATGCTCAAAGTGCACACCTTTATGACCATGAATataaagatactccctccgtctcagtttacaagtcctacgcgtatacctaggttgccaatttgaccaccctaatataaactatataacacaaaaattatatcttttgaaaatagaacatctgaagtttatattggtatatttttttgtaatatatgacttgtattaggttggtcaaatagacgacctaggggtacgcgcatgccctgtaaactgagagagaggtagtagtaGACACCTCCTCATAGAATCACGGTGCAGTAGAATTAATCTATTGTCTCAGTAGTACACTATTCATGTGCAATGGCTGCGATAAAAAAAAGTCTAATATAAAATCACGGGAAAACACTATAATCACTAAATATAACAGGGAGAAAAATAATGTTAAAGCAGTATAATCTTTGATAACAGGGTCACGCTCACCAGATCGAGAAGAAGATGCACCCGGTTGATATAGATATGCGATACACCGGTTTCTGTACGAAATCGACAAATGCAAATTACAAACAATCGACAACAAATGATACATGCACCTTCTTTAGAGTAAATATATTTCTAATTCTCTGTAAGTTCACATCTATAATTTTCATACATGATTGACGTCCCTGCATTTTCCATATGTGTTTTTCTCATATGAGCCATTTCCTCATATTGCCAATAAAATAGAAGCCCCTCTTACTTTCATGAAAAAAGGGACCATGCAAATCAGAATGGATAGAGTATGGTTAAATATGGTACCAATGAAATTTAAGTGGTTACGTAAGGCTGCTCAATTCCTACCAAGAGAAGTGATACACACAGATCAGAGCATGGTTAATTTCCACCATCAGTCATAGCACATCATAGGCCAACTTGAAGGAAAGAATTTGGATCAGATGAGACACAAGTATGGAGAAACAATTAAAACAGTTAAAGTATCCACCCTTTACGTACATACATTCTTCAGCCACATAATCTGCCATCACTGTAATGTCAAAAAAGGAATATTCTGATCAATATTTTCTGTTCAATTATAGAAGGTGAACCAGAAAAGCTGCATCATCTACCT is drawn from Triticum dicoccoides isolate Atlit2015 ecotype Zavitan chromosome 4A, WEW_v2.0, whole genome shotgun sequence and contains these coding sequences:
- the LOC119290009 gene encoding sucrose:sucrose 1-fructosyltransferase-like, which produces MESQAMPYRTSGGVRWRACAAVLAASAVAALLVAHTLTGARVSGDGHHVRPRVLAETESSTGEGGGGGKDRFPWNNAMLQWQRTGFHFQPDKHYMNDPNAPMYYRGWYHFFYQYNPRGETWGNISWGHAVSRDMVNWRSLPLAMVPEHWYESNGVLTGSATLLPSGKVVVLYTGNTDDLAQVQCLAEPADPNDPLLRTWTKYPGNPVLFPPPGTYKKDFRDPMTAWFDKFDNTWRTIIGSKDDHGHAGIALMFKTKDFINFELIPHPVHRVEGTGMWECVDLYPVGDSKNSSEKDLYVLKASMDDERHDYYALGRFDAAANKWTPLDPELDVGIGLRYNWGKLFASTSFYDPAKRRRVSWGYVGETDSNCTDIAKGWANLQAIPRTVALDEKTRMNLLQWPVEEIDTLRHNATNFGSITIGTGSVVPLHLHQAAQLDIEASFRLNASAIAALNEADVSYNCSTSGGAANRGVLGPFGLLIHATKSRSEQMAVYFYVSRGLDGSLRTHFCHDESRSSRSEEPVKRVVGSTVPVLHGEALSARVLVDHSIVESFVMGGRLTATSRVYPTEAINAAGGVYVFNNATGSTVTVEKLVVHEMASSPLKPYVEGRD